A section of the Pseudanabaena mucicola str. Chao 1806 genome encodes:
- a CDS encoding cryptochrome/photolyase family protein, with amino-acid sequence MREIASDSIAPIALVWHRRDLRIDDNPALSEAITQVGDQGKVLGLFIFDPDILDDGVNEGSKVDFMLGCLRELQTNYRRLGSELLLKYGQPVQSIRELVKAVNASHVFFNQDVEPFAIKRDCQVNEALQELGVKVQSFVDIGLIAPDAIATQSGEPYKVYTPFWRNWQSKPKPQPFVSPKKLTGLASYEDLPVIPLPRLRELKFINDITLPKVGESAALELLETFCDGHGILRYQTERDFPAHAGTSTLSPHLRFGTVGIRRVWEKAIASEQLVRSEEEAAGITTWKQELAWREFYQHVLFHFPELETGAYRSQMRNFPWDDDEEKFTAWCEGRTGYPIVDGAMRQLNQTGWMHNRCRMIVASFLTKDLIINWQWGERYFMQKLLDGDLAANNGGWQWSASSGMDPKPLRIFNPASQARKYDPEGEYILRWLPELQGLTTAELLSGNIPPHQCKKRDYPLPIVDHNMQQQKFKKLYQDCKTS; translated from the coding sequence ATGCGTGAAATAGCTAGTGATTCAATAGCCCCGATCGCTTTAGTCTGGCATCGGCGTGATTTGCGAATAGATGATAATCCTGCTTTGAGCGAGGCGATCACACAGGTTGGGGATCAGGGCAAAGTGTTGGGGCTGTTTATTTTTGATCCTGATATTCTCGATGATGGCGTAAACGAAGGCAGCAAGGTTGACTTTATGCTCGGTTGTTTGCGCGAGTTGCAAACTAACTATCGACGTTTGGGCAGTGAATTGCTATTGAAATATGGTCAGCCTGTGCAATCAATTCGTGAACTAGTGAAAGCAGTTAATGCGAGTCATGTTTTTTTTAATCAGGATGTTGAACCATTTGCGATTAAGCGTGATTGCCAAGTAAATGAGGCTTTGCAAGAATTAGGCGTAAAGGTTCAGAGCTTTGTGGATATTGGTTTGATTGCTCCCGATGCGATCGCTACCCAGTCAGGAGAACCTTATAAGGTCTATACTCCCTTTTGGCGCAATTGGCAAAGTAAACCAAAGCCGCAACCCTTCGTCTCTCCTAAAAAATTGACTGGTTTAGCCAGTTATGAAGATTTACCCGTGATTCCTTTGCCAAGACTGCGGGAGCTTAAATTTATCAATGACATCACCCTCCCTAAAGTAGGTGAATCCGCAGCTTTAGAACTGTTAGAAACCTTTTGTGATGGTCATGGAATTTTACGTTATCAAACGGAACGCGATTTTCCTGCCCATGCAGGGACATCGACACTGAGTCCCCATTTGCGCTTTGGGACAGTGGGCATTAGAAGAGTGTGGGAAAAAGCGATCGCATCTGAGCAACTAGTGCGTAGTGAAGAGGAAGCAGCAGGGATTACCACATGGAAGCAAGAACTCGCATGGCGAGAATTCTATCAGCATGTTCTCTTTCATTTCCCTGAACTAGAAACAGGAGCCTATCGTTCGCAGATGCGTAATTTCCCTTGGGATGATGACGAAGAGAAATTTACTGCATGGTGTGAAGGTCGCACGGGTTATCCGATTGTTGATGGGGCAATGCGACAGCTTAATCAAACAGGCTGGATGCATAACCGTTGTCGGATGATTGTTGCTAGTTTTTTAACTAAAGATTTAATTATTAATTGGCAATGGGGCGAACGCTATTTCATGCAGAAATTGCTAGATGGTGACTTAGCGGCAAATAATGGCGGTTGGCAATGGAGTGCTTCTAGTGGGATGGATCCTAAGCCTTTACGGATTTTCAATCCCGCATCACAAGCCCGCAAGTATGATCCAGAAGGTGAATATATTTTACGTTGGTTGCCCGAATTGCAAGGATTGACTACCGCAGAGTTGCTAAGTGGTAATATTCCGCCCCATCAATGTAAAAAGCGCGATTATCCATTACCAATTGTTGATCACAATATGCAGCAGCAAAAATTTAAGAAGCTCTATCAGGATTGTAAAACTAGCTAA